The Pirellulimonas nuda genome includes a region encoding these proteins:
- a CDS encoding FAD-dependent oxidoreductase yields the protein MRTTTYLLAATQSLAVCAVLVGAVAERASAAQARPGATPDRYDVVVVGAGTGGVAAAMQAARLGASVLLLEATDWIGGQMSAAGVTSMDEGYPPRDHLRERGVYGEFWRRTSAFYKAIGKSNDTCAVSEDHFAVEPNVAQRILYQMIADTRLTPLAGGSHATLDVLLRADVTGLVRDGHTVTGVEFELHAKGETTRRTVSSQVVIDATEYGDLIPMAGAAYRVGTLLSTRDALDELADHPVQPITWTAVIKQYPGGVPTDLQVNTPPPGYDPAPISPIVSLEGDGSSRHPWNWERMLKYRGMPDSTSPFSAHNGSGRSLTRTHVNLACNDQPFQVGDIEDPQSRAGAEARALQRTLAVLYYARHVMGVIDWSVANDVGYDSPYNRERVDALVKRRPDLAPYREVLRHFPVMPYVRESRRIVGADTLTATQLRRKKPFAPVHFPTAVAIGDYPVDVHGEGRDRGRQVELDLDEQIDLPERWIQWGYGPFQAPFEAFIPERVDGFMPAEKNLSQSRLASGATRLQPVTMLTGQAAGAIAAIAVQRGVQPRDVPPIVVQNELLNAGSTLSLRRHEDVPHGVELWKAIQLASLYEVYEVEDDRFRETAKVSEEAARIAFGRLEEAGLAASPEGAHNDVLRARTRGALVRAVARAITTSSSNGRSAAQAVQTSDAKAATHPTRLTQ from the coding sequence ATGAGAACGACTACCTATCTTTTGGCGGCGACACAAAGCCTAGCCGTGTGCGCGGTCCTCGTGGGCGCGGTCGCCGAGCGCGCCTCAGCCGCTCAGGCGCGGCCCGGCGCCACGCCGGACCGCTACGACGTGGTGGTGGTGGGCGCCGGCACCGGCGGGGTGGCCGCGGCGATGCAGGCGGCCCGGCTTGGCGCCTCAGTGCTGCTGCTTGAAGCGACCGACTGGATCGGCGGTCAGATGTCGGCGGCGGGGGTGACCAGCATGGACGAGGGCTACCCGCCCCGCGACCACCTCCGCGAACGCGGGGTCTACGGCGAGTTCTGGCGGCGGACGTCCGCCTTCTACAAGGCGATCGGAAAATCGAACGACACCTGCGCCGTCAGCGAAGACCACTTCGCCGTCGAGCCCAACGTCGCCCAGCGGATCCTCTACCAGATGATCGCAGACACCCGGCTCACCCCGTTGGCGGGGGGCTCGCACGCCACGCTGGACGTGCTGCTACGGGCCGACGTGACGGGGCTTGTCCGCGACGGCCACACGGTGACGGGAGTCGAGTTTGAGCTCCACGCAAAGGGCGAGACCACAAGGCGGACCGTTTCCTCGCAGGTGGTTATCGACGCCACCGAGTACGGCGACCTGATTCCCATGGCCGGCGCGGCGTACCGGGTGGGGACCCTATTGTCGACCCGCGACGCTCTCGACGAGCTGGCCGACCACCCGGTCCAGCCGATCACGTGGACGGCGGTCATCAAGCAGTACCCCGGCGGCGTGCCGACCGACCTGCAGGTGAACACGCCCCCCCCCGGCTACGACCCGGCCCCGATCAGCCCGATCGTGTCTCTTGAAGGAGACGGCTCCAGCAGGCATCCGTGGAATTGGGAGCGCATGCTGAAGTACCGGGGCATGCCGGACTCCACCAGCCCCTTCAGTGCCCACAACGGCTCGGGACGATCCCTGACCCGCACGCACGTCAACCTCGCCTGCAATGACCAACCGTTTCAGGTCGGCGACATCGAAGACCCGCAGAGCCGCGCCGGGGCCGAGGCCCGGGCGCTCCAGCGGACGCTCGCCGTGCTCTACTACGCCCGGCACGTGATGGGGGTCATAGACTGGTCGGTCGCCAATGACGTCGGCTACGACAGCCCCTACAACCGCGAGCGCGTCGACGCACTCGTGAAGCGGCGTCCCGACCTGGCGCCGTACCGTGAGGTCCTGCGCCACTTCCCCGTGATGCCCTACGTGCGGGAGAGCCGGCGGATCGTCGGGGCCGACACGTTGACAGCGACCCAGCTCCGACGCAAGAAGCCGTTCGCGCCGGTCCACTTCCCGACCGCCGTCGCGATCGGCGATTACCCGGTCGATGTGCACGGCGAGGGCCGCGACCGTGGTCGGCAGGTCGAGCTGGACCTCGACGAGCAGATCGACCTCCCGGAGCGGTGGATCCAGTGGGGCTACGGGCCTTTCCAGGCGCCGTTCGAGGCGTTCATCCCCGAACGTGTTGATGGCTTTATGCCGGCAGAGAAGAACCTGTCTCAGTCGCGGTTGGCCAGCGGCGCTACCCGGCTCCAACCCGTGACGATGCTTACCGGGCAGGCAGCCGGCGCGATCGCGGCCATCGCGGTCCAGAGGGGCGTGCAGCCGCGCGACGTTCCTCCGATCGTGGTGCAGAACGAACTGCTCAATGCGGGCAGCACCCTCTCGCTGCGTCGCCACGAGGACGTCCCCCACGGCGTCGAGCTGTGGAAGGCGATTCAGCTTGCCAGCCTGTACGAAGTTTACGAGGTCGAGGACGACCGCTTCCGAGAAACCGCGAAGGTTTCGGAAGAGGCCGCCAGGATCGCGTTCGGGCGTCTAGAAGAGGCAGGCCTGGCGGCTTCGCCAGAGGGCGCCCACAACGACGTCTTGAGAGCAAGAACCCGCGGCGCGCTGGTTCGAGCCGTCGCCCGCGCGATCACCACCTCGTCCAGCAACGGGCGATCGGCCGCCCAAGCCGTCCAAACGAGCGACGCCAAAGCCGCCACTCATCCAACGAGACTGACGCAATGA
- a CDS encoding DUF1559 domain-containing protein, whose protein sequence is MTTTLIGGRPAAAVSLRRPVGRHRGFTLVELLVVIAIIGVLVAMLLPAVQSAREAARRSQCLNNLKQQGLAAQNHMSTHGGLLPPGYLREKGTFIKRGLFTELLPFMEEGITHDLIQYDNNDPSNAFLDPARDAVVKAYVCPSWPDTIVITDGTPSQIGALTTYAGSGGAITSNDPTLLVGGEYPNNGAFALKQVGTKIIGHQRAEREITDGLSKTFLTGEFVHRDCALGASCADPPGNVRPWYLSGYQAGIGSIPLVYSFKELEYTPNSTGLTRSLHGWNRMPMSSYHPGVALFSNIDGSVVVVADDIDAVVYHARATVNGAETDG, encoded by the coding sequence ATGACAACGACTCTGATTGGCGGTCGGCCTGCCGCCGCCGTGTCGCTACGCCGCCCGGTCGGGCGCCATCGCGGCTTTACCCTAGTCGAGCTGCTGGTCGTGATCGCCATCATCGGCGTGCTGGTCGCAATGCTCTTGCCCGCGGTCCAGTCGGCGCGCGAGGCGGCTCGGCGTTCGCAGTGCCTGAATAACCTCAAGCAGCAGGGCCTAGCCGCGCAGAACCACATGTCGACCCACGGCGGGCTGTTGCCGCCGGGCTACCTGCGTGAGAAGGGCACCTTCATCAAGCGGGGACTGTTCACCGAGCTGCTGCCGTTCATGGAAGAAGGGATCACTCACGACCTGATCCAGTACGACAACAACGACCCCTCGAACGCCTTCCTCGACCCGGCCAGGGACGCCGTGGTAAAGGCCTACGTCTGCCCGAGTTGGCCCGACACGATCGTCATCACCGACGGCACGCCCTCTCAGATCGGCGCCCTTACGACCTACGCGGGGAGCGGCGGCGCCATCACAAGCAACGACCCCACACTGCTGGTCGGAGGCGAGTACCCCAACAACGGGGCGTTCGCACTCAAGCAGGTGGGGACCAAGATCATTGGTCACCAGCGTGCAGAACGGGAGATTACCGACGGCCTCAGCAAGACCTTCCTGACCGGCGAGTTTGTTCACCGAGACTGCGCGCTGGGCGCCAGCTGCGCCGACCCACCGGGCAACGTCCGCCCCTGGTACCTGAGCGGCTATCAAGCGGGGATAGGATCGATCCCGCTGGTGTACTCCTTCAAAGAGCTTGAGTACACGCCCAACAGCACCGGGCTTACGCGATCGCTGCACGGTTGGAACCGCATGCCCATGAGCAGCTACCACCCCGGCGTCGCTCTATTCTCGAACATCGACGGGAGTGTCGTCGTCGTTGCCGACGACATCGACGCGGTGGTCTACCACGCACGAGCAACGGTCAACGGGGCAGAGACGGATGGCTAA
- a CDS encoding FAD-dependent oxidoreductase — MVSPARALLLLVLACAITAADAREVESDIVVYGGTSAGVAAAVQAKRMGKTVALVCPEQRLGGMSSGGLGFTDAGSVAVIGGVAREFYHRVWRHYQDDSAWRWQPRDAFNNRGQGVAAIERSTQTMWVFEPRVAAQVFEDLVAEHGVQVYRDEWLDRTPGVGVSLSNGRIQSIATLAGSRYSAGVFIDASYEGDLIAAAGVRCHVGRESSAAYDEPHNGVQRDAIHHPHNFAVLASPVDAHRIPGDPSSGLLPRICSDPPGANGEGDHRIQAYCYRLCLTDHPENRLPIERPARYDPGQYELLLRVFETGWRGFFHKYDPIPNRKTDVNNHGPFSMDNIGFNYEYPEATYQRRAEMLAEHRDYQQGLLYFVSHDPRVPEDIRSQARQWGLAKDEFPEQEGWSSQLYIREARRMVGRYVMTEHDVTGARPVPEPVGMGSYTLDSHNVQRYVDENGKVQNEGDIGVHVPPYGIAYGALTPREEECKNLLAPVCLSASHIAYGSIRMEPVFMVLGQSAATAAALALDDDCGVQEVDYQRLKSRLVADGQVLSYAKKQARPAHPRGARSPTEGAKLAK; from the coding sequence ATGGTTAGTCCCGCGAGAGCCCTGCTCCTGCTCGTATTGGCGTGCGCCATCACGGCGGCGGACGCCCGAGAGGTCGAGAGCGACATCGTCGTTTACGGCGGGACCAGCGCCGGGGTCGCGGCCGCCGTTCAGGCAAAACGGATGGGGAAGACCGTGGCCCTGGTCTGCCCGGAACAGCGGCTCGGGGGCATGTCGAGCGGCGGCCTCGGCTTTACCGACGCCGGCAGCGTTGCCGTGATCGGCGGGGTGGCCCGCGAGTTCTATCACCGCGTCTGGCGGCACTACCAAGACGACTCTGCGTGGCGGTGGCAGCCACGCGACGCGTTCAACAACCGCGGCCAGGGGGTCGCCGCGATCGAACGCAGCACCCAAACCATGTGGGTCTTCGAACCGCGCGTGGCCGCACAGGTCTTCGAGGACCTGGTGGCCGAGCACGGCGTCCAGGTCTACCGCGACGAGTGGCTCGACCGCACGCCCGGCGTCGGCGTCTCGCTCAGCAACGGCCGGATCCAAAGCATCGCCACGTTGGCCGGATCGCGCTACTCGGCTGGGGTGTTCATCGACGCGTCGTACGAGGGCGACCTCATCGCCGCGGCCGGCGTACGCTGCCACGTGGGTCGCGAGAGCAGCGCCGCGTATGACGAGCCGCACAACGGCGTCCAGCGCGACGCGATCCACCACCCCCACAACTTCGCCGTGCTGGCCAGCCCCGTCGACGCGCACCGCATCCCGGGCGATCCTTCGAGCGGCCTGCTGCCGCGGATCTGCAGCGATCCGCCGGGCGCCAACGGCGAGGGAGATCATCGCATCCAGGCCTACTGCTACCGCCTGTGCCTGACGGACCACCCAGAGAACCGCCTGCCGATCGAGAGGCCCGCCCGGTACGACCCGGGCCAGTACGAGTTGTTGCTACGCGTCTTCGAGACCGGATGGCGGGGCTTCTTCCACAAGTACGACCCGATCCCCAACCGGAAGACCGACGTCAACAACCACGGCCCGTTTAGCATGGACAACATCGGGTTCAACTACGAGTACCCCGAGGCGACCTACCAACGCCGCGCCGAGATGCTGGCCGAGCACCGCGACTACCAGCAGGGGCTGCTCTACTTCGTGTCGCACGACCCGCGCGTCCCGGAAGACATCCGCTCCCAAGCACGGCAATGGGGGCTCGCCAAAGACGAGTTCCCCGAACAAGAGGGCTGGAGCTCGCAGCTCTACATCCGAGAAGCCAGACGGATGGTCGGGCGGTACGTCATGACCGAGCACGACGTGACCGGGGCACGGCCCGTGCCGGAGCCCGTCGGCATGGGCTCCTACACGCTCGACTCCCACAACGTGCAGCGCTACGTCGACGAGAACGGCAAAGTGCAGAACGAAGGCGACATCGGCGTTCACGTGCCGCCGTACGGAATCGCCTACGGCGCGCTGACGCCTAGGGAAGAGGAGTGCAAGAACCTGCTGGCGCCGGTATGCCTCTCCGCCAGCCACATCGCCTACGGTTCGATCCGCATGGAGCCGGTGTTTATGGTCCTGGGGCAATCCGCCGCAACCGCCGCGGCGCTTGCGCTAGACGACGACTGCGGGGTGCAGGAAGTCGATTACCAGCGGCTCAAGTCCCGGCTCGTCGCCGATGGACAGGTGCTAAGCTATGCAAAGAAACAAGCAAGGCCCGCGCACCCTCGCGGGGCCAGGTCTCCCACCGAGGGTGCAAAACTTGCAAAGTAG
- a CDS encoding sulfatase: MIHRNLFSLTLLSAAGLFLSATGVAPAVDAADRRPNVLLICVDDLRPELGCYGVDYIHSPNIDRLAARGRVFHRHYVQAPTCGASRAALLTGRYGGRTNSALFERAARSAEEPGSVSPSMPAWFRKHGYTTVAVGKVSHHPGGKGGDRWNDPSKSEMPDAWDACVAPSGPWKDPRGWMHGLAHGEIRGEAKPGGGVEMDVMQSVEGPDSIYPDGIAIDEALARLERLATDEQPFFLAVGVLRPHLPFGAPAEYLARYADVELPATPHPSKPPGRTTWHRSGEFMQYDRDGRDPNTDAQFAVAVRKHYAACVSYADAQVGRLLDALERTGSADETLIVLWGDHGWHLGEHAIWGKHALFEESLRSPLIVAYPGLPRPGESTDAIVESIDLFPTLCELARLPMPGFVHGASLTPILEDPTSAGSPAVSYSPNAETIRTNRRRLVLHHDGYCELYDHTTPEGETKNVAEERAGVVRRLTRQLASRLLAE; this comes from the coding sequence ATGATCCATCGCAATCTGTTCTCTCTCACTCTGCTCTCGGCCGCTGGGTTGTTCTTATCGGCGACAGGGGTCGCCCCTGCCGTCGATGCCGCCGACCGCAGGCCGAACGTTCTGCTGATCTGCGTGGATGACCTGCGGCCTGAGCTCGGCTGCTACGGCGTTGACTATATCCACTCACCGAATATCGATCGGCTCGCCGCCCGCGGGCGGGTCTTCCACCGACACTATGTCCAGGCGCCCACTTGCGGGGCGTCGCGGGCAGCGTTATTGACCGGCCGGTATGGCGGACGCACCAACTCTGCCTTGTTCGAACGCGCAGCGCGGTCGGCCGAGGAGCCGGGGTCGGTTTCACCGTCGATGCCGGCGTGGTTTCGCAAGCACGGCTACACGACGGTTGCGGTCGGCAAGGTGTCGCATCACCCGGGCGGCAAGGGAGGGGACCGCTGGAACGACCCATCAAAGTCCGAGATGCCCGACGCTTGGGACGCTTGCGTCGCCCCGTCCGGACCGTGGAAAGACCCCCGCGGATGGATGCACGGGCTCGCCCATGGCGAGATTCGTGGCGAAGCGAAGCCGGGGGGCGGTGTTGAGATGGACGTCATGCAGTCGGTCGAGGGCCCAGACTCGATCTACCCGGACGGGATCGCGATCGACGAAGCCTTAGCTCGTCTGGAAAGGCTCGCGACCGACGAACAGCCATTCTTCTTGGCGGTCGGGGTGCTGCGTCCACACCTGCCTTTCGGAGCGCCGGCCGAGTACCTCGCTCGGTATGCCGACGTCGAGCTACCGGCGACGCCGCACCCGAGCAAGCCACCGGGGCGGACCACCTGGCACCGCTCGGGCGAGTTCATGCAGTACGACCGAGACGGTCGTGACCCGAACACCGACGCCCAGTTCGCTGTCGCCGTGCGAAAGCACTACGCGGCGTGCGTGTCGTACGCCGACGCGCAGGTGGGACGCTTGCTGGACGCGCTCGAACGGACGGGCTCGGCAGACGAGACGCTTATTGTCCTCTGGGGAGACCACGGTTGGCATCTGGGGGAGCACGCCATCTGGGGCAAGCACGCCCTGTTTGAGGAGTCGCTCCGTTCGCCGTTGATCGTCGCCTACCCCGGCCTGCCCAGGCCGGGAGAGTCGACCGACGCGATTGTAGAATCCATCGATCTATTCCCCACGCTGTGCGAGCTAGCCCGGTTGCCGATGCCCGGGTTCGTCCACGGAGCGTCGTTAACACCTATTTTAGAAGACCCAACATCGGCAGGGAGTCCCGCGGTGAGCTACAGTCCCAACGCGGAGACGATACGTACGAACAGGCGCCGCTTGGTGCTCCACCACGACGGCTATTGCGAGCTTTACGACCACACCACGCCCGAGGGCGAGACGAAGAATGTGGCCGAAGAGAGAGCAGGCGTCGTCCGACGTCTGACCCGTCAACTGGCGAGTCGGTTGCTGGCTGAGTGA
- a CDS encoding globin domain-containing protein produces the protein MYAKDVFALSLDRCLQSERFVRAFYQRLLASSDEIAAKFRFTDMDRQRGMLESSLKLCGDAVAGTPEGLAQLTETGRSHDRFHRDVKPEWYPLWLDAIVATAADFDPKWSPEVEQAWRTVLGFVTARIASFYDA, from the coding sequence ATGTATGCAAAAGACGTGTTTGCACTGAGCTTGGACCGATGTCTTCAGTCCGAACGCTTCGTGCGGGCCTTCTACCAGCGTCTGCTCGCTTCTAGCGACGAGATCGCGGCAAAGTTTCGCTTTACCGACATGGACCGCCAGCGGGGCATGCTCGAATCGTCTTTGAAGCTCTGCGGGGACGCTGTCGCGGGCACCCCCGAAGGCCTTGCCCAGCTCACTGAGACTGGCCGCAGCCACGATCGGTTTCACAGAGACGTCAAGCCTGAATGGTACCCGCTCTGGCTAGACGCAATTGTCGCAACGGCCGCAGATTTTGACCCGAAATGGTCGCCCGAAGTCGAGCAGGCTTGGCGCACCGTGCTGGGCTTCGTGACCGCTCGGATTGCTTCCTTCTATGACGCCTAA
- a CDS encoding DUF1501 domain-containing protein, with protein sequence MPADPLDQHAQQATRRAFLGDAARGVGAMALGTMLAADEASAYCVAASVVPHVAPRAKRVVCLLQSGGMSQVDLFDHKPTLTRFHGTELPAGVRGDQRLTGMTSGQSSYPVTQPMAPGKYCGAHQTWISNLLPHTQGIADRIAIIKSMHTEAINHDPAVTFVNTGNQQPGYPSMGAWISYGLGSGNRDLPTFITMTSQGSGKNPGQPIFSRLWGSGFLPSTHQGVGLRPGANPVLYLSNPPGVSRGQRRALLDDLERMNHLAAQRTADAETLARIDAYEMAFRMQMSVPELTDLSGESAATIESYGPDAARPGSYAANCLLARRLLERGVRFVQLFHRGWDQHIALARQLPRQCQDIDQPTAALVNDLDQRGLLDDTLVLFATEFGRTVFSQGAFDSPGAGRDHHGRCFTIWMAGGGVRGGLEYGRTDDFSYNIVDKPVHLRDMHATLLHCLGIDFQRFTYRFRGLDVGLTGVEPAHVVKDLLLNA encoded by the coding sequence ATGCCAGCCGACCCACTCGACCAACACGCGCAGCAGGCGACGCGGCGAGCGTTCCTGGGAGACGCCGCTCGGGGAGTCGGCGCGATGGCGCTGGGGACGATGCTGGCCGCCGACGAGGCGTCGGCGTACTGCGTGGCGGCGTCGGTCGTCCCGCACGTGGCGCCGCGCGCCAAGCGGGTGGTGTGCTTGTTGCAGTCGGGCGGGATGTCGCAGGTCGACCTGTTCGACCACAAGCCGACGCTGACCAGGTTCCACGGAACCGAGTTGCCGGCGGGCGTCAGGGGCGATCAGCGCTTGACCGGGATGACGAGCGGCCAATCGTCGTACCCCGTGACTCAGCCCATGGCGCCCGGCAAGTATTGCGGCGCGCACCAGACCTGGATCAGCAACCTGCTGCCCCACACCCAAGGGATCGCCGACAGGATCGCCATCATCAAGTCGATGCACACCGAGGCGATCAACCACGACCCGGCCGTCACGTTCGTCAACACCGGGAACCAGCAGCCCGGCTACCCCAGCATGGGCGCGTGGATCAGCTACGGGCTGGGGAGCGGCAACCGCGACCTGCCGACGTTTATCACGATGACCTCGCAGGGCTCCGGCAAGAACCCGGGGCAACCGATCTTCTCCCGGCTCTGGGGGAGCGGGTTCTTGCCCTCGACGCATCAGGGGGTGGGGCTGCGGCCCGGCGCCAACCCGGTGCTCTATCTCAGCAACCCCCCCGGCGTGTCCCGCGGCCAGCGGCGGGCGCTGCTGGACGACCTGGAGAGGATGAACCACCTCGCCGCCCAGCGTACCGCCGACGCCGAGACGCTCGCTCGCATCGACGCGTACGAGATGGCGTTTCGTATGCAGATGTCCGTTCCGGAACTGACCGACCTGAGCGGAGAGTCGGCGGCGACGATCGAGAGCTACGGTCCGGACGCGGCCCGACCCGGAAGCTACGCCGCGAACTGCCTGCTCGCGCGCAGGCTGCTGGAAAGAGGCGTCCGGTTCGTGCAGTTGTTCCACCGGGGCTGGGACCAGCACATCGCGCTCGCCCGCCAGCTTCCCCGCCAGTGCCAGGACATCGACCAGCCGACGGCCGCCCTGGTCAACGACCTCGATCAACGCGGCCTGCTGGACGACACGCTGGTGCTGTTCGCCACGGAGTTTGGGCGCACGGTCTTCTCGCAGGGCGCGTTCGACAGCCCGGGCGCGGGCCGCGACCACCATGGCCGGTGTTTCACGATCTGGATGGCGGGCGGCGGCGTGCGTGGCGGGCTGGAGTACGGCCGGACCGACGACTTTAGCTACAACATCGTCGACAAGCCGGTGCACCTACGCGACATGCACGCGACGCTCCTGCACTGCCTGGGCATCGACTTCCAGAGGTTCACGTACCGATTCCGCGGGCTGGACGTGGGGCTCACCGGTGTCGAGCCGGCCCACGTGGTGAAGGACCTCCTTTTAAACGCGTAG